DNA sequence from the Cucumis melo cultivar AY chromosome 6, USDA_Cmelo_AY_1.0, whole genome shotgun sequence genome:
CTTCAGTCAAGGTACAATGTGGAAGATTGGCAAAAACAGTTTTCTTCCAAAAGATGGGTAGATTATGGAGGGCTAGAAAATCTCGTTTAGTGAAACAAATTCGAGATGTCCCCACAAAGGATGCAATTTTGAAGCTAATGCCTGATAATTTACAATCTGTAGATGATTGGATGGATTTTGTGAGTGAGAAGACTAGTGCAACCTTCAAGGTACGTAAATCTCTACTTCAAAACATATACACTTacatttgaattattaatttgtGTGAAGTTTGAATGTCTTTTATTTGAGTAGTTGAAAAGTGAAAAGTACAAAGCCATGAAGAAAAAACAACTCCCACATACATGTAGTAGAAAAGGGTATGCTCGTTTGGCCGAAGAGATGGTAAAGTTTGTTACTATACTTCAATTTTGCTTTCGTATCGTATATGTGGTTTCATTGTATAAATCTCATTTTGTAGAGAAAAAGTAGTTCGAATCCATCTTTGGTCACAAGGGTTGCATTATGGACTAAAGCACACAAAAGGAAGGATGGACAACCGGTGAATTCACAAGTTGCTGAGACACTTGTATGTCTTCTTTGCAATTTCTGTTCGTATTCTTAGACTTGATTATCGTTATTGAATCTTGTGGTAtcttaattatatatgttgttGGGTCTTTCTGTGTGCAGGAATCTTTAGCTTTTCTAATGATTTTTTATATTCAACCAAAAATCATATGTATTCATATAAAGTTTATTCAAATTTTCCACAAACAATCATAACTTTCAAACCCCACGACTATTTTCCATTATAAATAATCCACCAATGTTAACCACAAcctttaaaatgaaataagtaGAGAAATCAGTCCAAGAGATTATCAAATAAGCAATAATGGATTTGACTAACTCAGAAAGTTGGCTGAAGAGAAGAAAACTCGTAAACAACAAAGTTCAAATTCTTACATTCCAAGAATCAAGTGAAAAGGATCTAAGCAACCCTTGAAttgttgaaaaaagaaaaattctatAAAGCTATTTGttccaaaaaaaattattgatacCCTGTACAGTTCCAATAGAAAATGATGCCTTTTGAATTATTTGTTTCCAGATAAATGTACATGAAgacataaatataataaatactTTGCAAACAATGTGCTCTAGCTAATACATACTTGAAAAAAATGGGTCATTTGAATCTGTCAGATAGCTGAAGGAAACTACTAAATTGTTCCTGCAAAAAATAAGTTGTAAAACTTCACTGAACCAGCTGTAAATGATTGCATTATCCACATCAGCTCGTGAAACCTTGTTTCGTGTCTGCATATATTTAGAACATTATTGCTGAAACGCCTACAACTTGTTGTGTTCACCTGTTTGCATATTGACCTGCAGATTTAGACATTTGTGTTCACCTACAATTATAGTTAGATTTAGACATTTCAATATTGATGTGCCTTGTGTTCACCTGTTTCCCAAAACTTCATAGAGATTGATAATTAAATCCTCTTCTTGTTGTGAAAACATTCCTCTCTTCAAATCAGGTCTCAAGTAGTTTATCCATCTTAGCCTACAACTTTTCCCACATCTTTCCAAACCTACAACACACCACCAATCAAACagtaaacaacaacaacaacttgTACTAAAGAATTGCTGAACAACTTGTATTAAAGAATTGCTGAACATCACTTTGACTAAGTGTAATGTTAGATATGTGTTTATATATTGCTAGAAGCGTATATATATTGTTGCAAAACAGTAGGTAAAAGTTACAAAATAGTAGGTAAAAGTTACAAAACAGCAAGCCAAAATACCTACAGTCCACTAAGAATTATGTTACAGTAGCTTACATCTTTAATAAAATAGCAGCTTAAAACAGTAGCTAAAAGTTACAGCAGCTTAGATCTTTAAGAATTGTTAAGGTCTGTTTGTTTATATATTACTAGGAGCGTATTGAACAAACTGAGGCTGAGACGATAGTTTCAACAACAAACGTGGTTGATGATGCTTTAAGTAAAGTTCTTGGCCCCGATCGTGGTCATGTAAGAGGATTTGGTTTTGGTGTGACTCGTTCAAAACTATCTCTTTTGTCTCAACAAGACCAC
Encoded proteins:
- the LOC103491884 gene encoding uncharacterized protein LOC103491884, with translation MEIYPVKVQCGRLAKTVFFQKMGRLWRARKSRLVKQIRDVPTKDAILKLMPDNLQSVDDWMDFVSEKTSATFKLKSEKYKAMKKKQLPHTCSRKGYARLAEEMRKSSSNPSLVTRVALWTKAHKRKDGQPVNSQVAETLERIEQTEAETIVSTTNVVDDALSKVLGPDRGHVRGFGFGVTRSKLSLLSQQDHKYKVLEKEYLKMKEEMVEMKTMKDEMIEMKALMLSYLKKHTEPSEELSNATASVLKRLNIPPMPSPSSINNNNQTKCKLLDWYGSGEIVAEGRWSSNDSTAMIQSIPIGPHAIRVWVDVAKKPNAYLWRPTSEMTCIEEALGSTVAWPSDKVIISE